In Salmo trutta chromosome 24, fSalTru1.1, whole genome shotgun sequence, the DNA window CCCTGCTAACTGTTTAATTCAAtagaagaaaacagagagagagactgccagtTCCTTAATGTTTTGGCTGTATAACACAGCCAATGGCTACATTAATgaactgtcagtctctctctctctctccctctctctctgttgaatTCAATATAAAATCTTCCATGTTTGTTATAGAGCAATGCTGGGACTAGTTTACAGTATGTTGATGCGGATCGATTTCCAGGATGGGGGTTTTCAGGATggggattaactgccttgctcatgggcagaacgacagatgtttaccttgtcggcttaggggtttgatctagcaaccttttggttactggtccaacgctcctAACCAACCCACTCGCTGGTTGAAGAGTTTGAGATTCAGAAGCtaataaacattgataaaacaaTTAATATAGACATACAGTGGCCTCcaaagtggcgcagcggtctaatgcgctgcatcgcagtgctagaggcattattacagacccgggttcattcccgtggcatcccggagtcgcctcttcactgttgatgtttagactggtgttttgcaggtactatttaatgaagctgccagttggggacttgtgaggcatctgtttctcaaactagacactctaatgaacttgtcctctttctcagttgggcctcccactcctctttctattctggttagagcctgtttgcgctgttctgtgaagggagtagtacacagcgatgTACTGTCACGTACGTCGTAAAGATGgtaccaaggcgcagcgggaatgtgtatgctcatcttctttattacgaagaaaaccaaaacaaacacttaatcaaaaacaacaacgaaaaaacagtcctgtgaggcgcACAGCtaacacatggaacaactacccacaaaaacccatgaaaaaacacccctactaaataggaccttcaattagaggcaatgaggaacagctgcctccaattgaaggtcaacctaaacatagaaatagaaaaactagaacgaacatagaaatatactaacatagaacatgatCCAAAATaaacgaaacacataaaacaatcACCCCCTGCCACGCCATAACCAAACTACAAatacaaacaaccccttttactggtcaggacgtgacatgtacgagatcttcaatttctttCTAATTTCTCGCTCGGAATagcattcatttctcagaacaagaatagactgacgagtttcagaagaaagttatttattTCTTggtattttgagcctgtaatcgaacccacaaatgctgatgctccagatactcaactagtctaaagaaggcatgttttattgcttctttaatcaggacaacagttttcagctgtgctaacataattggaaaagggttttctaatgatcaattagccttttaaaatgataaacttggattagctaacagaacgtgccattggaacacaggagtgatggttgcagataatgggcctctgtacgcctatgtagatattccataaaatatctgccgtttccagctaaaattgtcatttacagcattaacaatgtctacactgtatttcttatcaatttgatgttattttaatgacaaaaaaatgtgcttttctttcaaaaaccccaaagtgagtccaaacttttgaacagtagtgtatgtatatatgtatatacatacacagacaGTCCTTGAATTGACCTTTAACAAAGGATTATCAATTATTATGCATTAATTCTGTGTTTCATTGTAATACATGATGACTTTAATAAAAAGCAGTAGCACTGTATTTAATGTCTTATAGATGTCAATTGGCTTATATGTCATACAAGATAATCTAATGACTTTTTAGGCTATTGCAAGTTAATACCTGTCATATCTGTTACTCTGAATCCCCCTTCCCTAATTGAAAATAAGTTGCTTAATTTCACACATTTAGCAGTGTTGGCCTCAAATGTTTATTTGATCTCTAACTTTTTCGGCACCATTTTTCGTTTTTTTATGATCCATGATCTGGGCTGACTGATGACAGAGAGTCTGAGCCGGTCTCTTTGCTGATGTGCGTTTGACTTTGAATGTGAATTTTAGTGTGACCTCAGCTCAGCCCACTGATCAGGCAAATGCTCAAATATATTATTATGATAACATAATAATATACAGGCCCATCGGCCACTGGCCGTGCCCCTTTTTAGTTTTTTGTTCCACcccaaaaatacatttgtcaaCTTCGACCAGACCACCCGACAAAAAGATGGCCTGGcccatttggcatttgccagaattgccatATGGCTAATCCGCTTATGTAAAACTTCTTTCTATAGATAGCAACCTGGAGATTACGAGCACAGCAGACTACAACACAAGTAAgaaaatgttttatgaattttaCCAGACATTCAGTCACATTACATTAACTAGTAGGCCTATGTGACAATTGTGTCTGGCGTTAAGACCTCTCTTACTACTCTAACAGATGACTCACCGAATACAAAGCCTGATAGGAATGATCCAAGCTTTCTGCCTTATGTTTACATCTGTGTGGGAACAGTAGTCCTGGTGGTCATTGTGACAGCATTTTCCTTATTCTGTCTACATGCATATAAAGGTGAGTTGATTGATTTAATactgaaaatgtatgtttttttacaAGGTTGAAATACAGAACAAATTAAAATGTTACATTTCTACAATGGATATCTTTTTCAGGACCAACCAGGTCAACCGAAAATAGAACAAAGAAGCaggtaaagcaacaaaataattGTATTTCTTATAGCATCTCATAATTAACCAACATGTCATCTGTTAACATGACAATACTGGTCCTCAGTACACCTGCTTGCATGTGAAGGCTAAACGTAATAAAGGGTAGCATTGCTGTGCTGCCATGTCTAAATGCCTCTGTCTAAATCagagatgggcaactttgatgggggtgggtgTGAACACATCATGAGAGGCCGCAGTGGCTTGCAGGTCTTCGTACCCACATTCATACACATCCACACACTAGCCTTTTGAGGGACCTAAgtgcaattatacacatttcgCCATGGGGCTTAGAGAAAATTGAgccgttttaaagcaaatttgctgcaattctacacattttaccatggtgtggagagaagattttgcaattttataacaaCTTTTGATGCAATTTTACTAATTTTGCCATGGAGCGGAGAGAAAGTTTAGCAggtttacagctaatttcctgtaattctacacattttgttttgCCGTTTTTGGTATGATATCAGTAATTCGATCATGACTACTagaagtttagatagctggctcgactaatttaccaatctaaaacatTTGAGCTGACATAGGCTTATTGAGgtactgtcagtgactgacataacaagagaaaaactgctgatgcacaaccacattttgaaactgcaccttgtgtattctactattctaactctcaacagtaagttgagaccccgactgaatTTTCTTTctccaaaaataataataacaataatatgaATGATATTTTGGGGAGAAGGGATTGATCCTCGGGTCTTCAAAAGGGGGGCTGCCACGGGCCGCCAgatgcccatccctggtctaaaTGTCTCTTCCTGTGTTTATGACAGGAGATGTCCACACTGGCAGCAACATGTCCAGACATCTCCTTCAACCTCGAGGGAACCTTTCCATCATCACCATCCACCCCAAACCCCGTACAGCCTGCCAATCTCTATGACAACGGTCTCTACTGTAACCGCATCAACGGTAAAAATGAAGCTCTACCATCCTCCAACGTCAGAGCAGGAGGTCAAGTGTCAAGCCACCTTGTGTATGCTTCCCTGAACCACGAGACCACCAGGGGGTCCCTGAGATCATCCCATATTCCGACCCCGCAGGATGCGTTCTCTGAGTACGCAGTCATCCGGGTCTCTCTGAGAGAGACCTCAGCCAGACCATAACAGTACTGTGCTGTACGTTGTGTTCTTTGATGGTTGTTTtcacacagagaaagaggaaATCTGAACATTTTTGTTAATGAAAATCTGACTCTGTTTtcatattataattttttggtGCACTTTATATAATTGTCACGCACTCAATGACGCACACTTCCTGGTGTAATTGCAACGGTGAGCAGTGTGTTAACCGCAGCGCAGCAGTGTTTCAGAGAAGAAGATGTAAAGGTGGAGTGTGACTGAGAGGTGTTAGATCTAGAGAGTATGTGCTTCTGAGTGAACATCCTTCACATCACACCTCAGAGTTAGAGGAGCAAAGGTGTCGATATCTCTCACTTCAAGATATTTCACACATAATGATGGAAAACCATAATTTGTTAATTACTATGAAGAagtacattatatatacaaaagtatgtggacacccattgaaatgagtggatttggctattttagccacaatcattgctgacaggtgtataaaattaagcacacagccattcaatctccatagacaaaaaatggcagtagaatggccttactgaagagctcagtgactgtcaAAGTGGCatcgtcatagaatgccacctttccaacaagttagtttgtcaaatttctgccctgctagagctgccccggtcaactgtaagtgctgttattgttaagTGAAACTTCAAGGAGCAAAAaaatctcacagaacgggaccgccgagtgctaaaGCACGCAGCTTGTAAAAATggtctgttctcggttgcaacactcactaccgagtaccAAACTGCCTCTCCAAGCAATGTCAGCTGTTCGTCGagagattcatgaaatgggtttccatggccgagcagccgcacacaagcctaagatcaccatgcgcaatgccaagtgttggctgaagtgatgtaaagctcgccgccattggactctggagcagtggaaacgtgttctctagagtgatgaatcacgcatcACCATCTGGCACGCCGATGGATGAATTtggttttggggctgtttttaatgGTCCGGGCCAGCAAAGTCGCtgcagcaatgtcccaacatctagtggaaagccttcccagaagagtggaggctgttatagcagcaaaaggttgaccaactccatattaatgctcatgatttcggaatgagatgttcgacaagcaggtgcccacatacttttggtctttTAGAGTATATTTTAATGATGAAATCCATGAGCTATTTTGGTGATTATAAGTGAGGATATAAAAGTGGGAAATGACTCATACCTAACATTTTatgactctctgtgtgtgtatgtgtgtgtgtgtgtgtgtgtgtgtgtgtgtgtgtgtgtgtgtgtgtgtgagagtgtgagagtgtgtgtgtgtgtgtgtgtgtgtgtgtgtgtgtgtgtgtgtgtgtgtgtgtgtgtgtgcttgtgactCACTCAGTAAGTGATATATATGTTCATGTGTTTGCATGCGTGTGCTGGCTACAGGTTAATATGTTAGCAAGCGTGTGCTGGCTACAGGTTAATATGTTAGCAAGCGTGTGCTGGCTACAGGTTAATATGTTAGCAAGCGTGTGCTGGCTACAGGTTAATGTGTTTGCATGCGTGTGCTGGCTACAGGTTAATATGTTAGCAAGCGTGTGCTGGCTACAGGTTAATGTGTTTGCATGCGTGTGCTGGCTACAGGTTAATATGTTAGCAAGCGTGTGCTGGCTACAGGTTAATATGTTAGCAAGCGTGTGCTGGCTACAGGtaaatgtgtttgcatgcgtGTGCTGGCTACAGGTTAATATGTTAGCAAGCGTGTGCTGGCTACAGGTTAATATGTTAGCAAGCGTGTGCTGGCTACAGGTTAATATGTTAGCAAGCGTGTGCTGGCTACAGGTTAATGTGTTTGCATGCGTGTGCTGGCTACAGGTTAATATGTTAGCAAGCGTGTGCTGGCTACAGGTtaatgtgtttgcatgtgtgtgctgGCTACAGGTTAATATGTTAGCAAGCCTGTGCTGGTTACAGGTTAATATGTTAGCAAGCGTGTGCTGGCTACAGGTTAATGTGTTTGCATGCGTGTGCTGGCTACAGGTTAATGTGTTTGGATGCGTGTGCTGGCTACAGGTTGGGGGGAATTCCATGGTTTATGTAAAATGCTGAGCCCACTATATACTGTAACCCAAACAGTGAGTCACTGCAAATAGATATGTTCTCCCTCTTCAGAGACTATGGAAATGTCATTTAAATGTAACATGAATGAAAATGACTGTTTCTCTATGGCTGTATGAAGATGACTGTTTCTCTATGGCTGTATGAAGATGACTGTTTCTCTATGGCTGTATGAAGATGACTGTTTCTCTATGGCTGTATGAAGGTGACTGTTTCTCTATGGCTGTATGAAGGTGACTGTTTCTCTATGGCTGTATGCAGATGACTGTTTCTCTATGTCTATATGAAGATCTATGATCTATGATCTAAGATCTAAGATCTATGAAGATGACTGTTTCTCTATGTTTATATGAAGATCTAAGATCTATGAAGATGACTGTTTCTCTATGTCTATATGAAGATCTAAGATCTAAGATCTATGAAGATGACGGTAATACTTTGCGTAACTGTGATGTTATGTTGGTGTGGCATGATTGTGATCAAGTGGAACATACAGTGACACATTTTAGTCTCAGTTATTGTTGGGTTGGAAACATGTTACAGTAGTTTGAAACCTCACAATTTAAAATTGTGCAAGTTAAGGTTACATGATCACTATGCAGCTCAGCTCAACtcaa includes these proteins:
- the LOC115161181 gene encoding B- and T-lymphocyte attenuator-like — protein: MDRPRSDHILLVLCLLFLLCVHGNAQEQGPRCEVRVKRNTIWNAVPQKALTIDCPVRHCGENLHTTWCKFVDLLNCEQIHETEQVTFGWREKNIWILDFKNISMNDNGLYRCGVAENGSTTVSHAIKVSVSDSNLEITSTADYNTNDSPNTKPDRNDPSFLPYVYICVGTVVLVVIVTAFSLFCLHAYKGPTRSTENRTKKQEMSTLAATCPDISFNLEGTFPSSPSTPNPVQPANLYDNGLYCNRINGKNEALPSSNVRAGGQVSSHLVYASLNHETTRGSLRSSHIPTPQDAFSEYAVIRVSLRETSARP